The Gopherus flavomarginatus isolate rGopFla2 chromosome 20, rGopFla2.mat.asm, whole genome shotgun sequence region GATAATGAGGTCCCACTCCAAAGGCAGTACAGTGAGAAACCTTCACCTATGCCTAGCCCAGAGCCAGCTCCACCCTCACGGCCTTACTCCCTGAATGGACAGAGGGGAGGCTGAGATTAGGATACAAGTCTCCCCCTCTGCACAGGAGCAGCAGGCTCTCTGGGTTAAGCAAGAAGCAATTCCATGGGCTGGGAGGGGTCTGGGGATCTCAGGCCCACAGTGCAACAGGGGCCAGGAAGAACCAGGAAATGCAACATGCACAATTCCCACCCCACCCAAGCAGTTGGTGTTGGACATGTGGGAACTGAAATGGCAAAAGCCCCTTCCTGAGCGCAAGGGGAACCCCATCTTTCCCCACAGCCTCTGTCCACAGGGGTGGCACAAACACGAGCAGCCTCCACCCATGAGGGAGGTGGTTAGAGCAGCAGAGTATCTGGGCATCCCTGCTTCCAAGCTGGGATGAGGCAGCCTGTGATTGGCCGAGGCAGACACAAAGGGACCCAATGAAAGTGCAACTtggtttccttttctttaaaaatagccCATGTGAGAGTGATGGGGCCTTGGGCTTGGCCTGCCCCTACTGCGCCCGGAAGGCACTGCCCGCTGCCCCCGTCGCAGCATTGACTGCTGCTGTGCGCACTGCCTGGTTTGAGAAGACGCCTGCGGCAAACTCTTCCTGTGCCTTCTGGAAGCTGGCACCTGTCCGGCGGTACAGGGAGTGGATCTAGAAGAGAAACCCACAGTCAAGGGGCACTGTACTTGGGCCCAGCACCCAAACTGGGACCCCAGCACTACTATAGACTGAGCAGGCCACAGCAGAGGAGAGGGGGCACCCTAGTTAGAGTGCGATACCCCAGAAtctgggcaggctcagccaggcCCTGCAGAGCCCAGCAGGACCCACAGGGCTCCAGCATGTGCTCAAAGCAAGTTCTCTGCACCACAGGGACAGGAAAGCACTGGCTGGGATCCTGCCAGAAGGGCCAAGGCCCCACTCAGTACTCACCCTCTTCAGCATGATGATCCCCGACACGGCCACCACCGTGAAGAACACAGCCACCAGGATCATGATCACAGCAGCAGCCTGATTTTTCCTCAGCACAGTCAGACTTGCTATCCAGCCactgcagtgagagagagagagggctgccCATGCACACAGactcccagccccatccccatcATGACAGGAGCACCCAGCAACCTTGCCCAGCACCAAGTCCTGCTGGGATGGACTAGCTGGCACAGCTGGGTCTCTGCATAAGCAACACAGGGCCAGGCCAGAGAAAGGAGAGCCAGCTCCCGAGCCTAGGGTGGCCCCTACCTGAATCCCGAGCCTGGGATGCCGATGGCCTGCAGCACATACAGAATATCCTGGACGAAGAAGATGAAAAAGAACGCAAAGAAGTTGAACGAGCTGTCGCTCCTgagaggcagggggagagagagagagagagagaggctggattAGTTAGAGCATCCCTGCTCCCAGaggagactccctcccccctccagcagGGCCAGTGAACACAGGCCTGAGAAGCAACAGCCAGGTccaggaggcacagccaggcctgTTCCTTTACCCCCCAGGAAGCACACAATTCAGTCACCCACAAACTTGGGCACTTCACTCTCTTGTGGGGTGGGTGGAAAGGCTCCTCCCTAATTCCCTAAGGCAGACATGATACAgggccccacccctcccgggcagGGGCCAGTGCTACTAGGGAAGCATGGAGATCTGGTACTCTCCGATCATTATCCCTTTCTCCCGTAGGAGTTTGGCTGCAAGGTCCACAGCCCAGAAGTCACGGAAGATCTGAGGTGTCACCAGTGGTGACAGCCAGGCAGACCCACTGCAGCTACAGGACATCTCTGGTGCCCTGGTAAATGAATGGAGCTGCTCAAGAATCAGAGGCTCTATTGATTTGCCAGCCCCAGAACTCCCAGCAGGGACGTACCGGAAGGCTTTGTACATTGGCCTGTACCAACACAGGAAGGAGCAGGGTGTGAAGAGGAGAACCCAGAGGATAGAGAGACCAAAGTGCGAACCAGTTGCGACCTCCACGCTGAACCAGGCCAGGGAGGCCAAGAAGTTCAGGAAGAGGGTCACGGTGCTGGCTAAGAGAAACAGCAGGTTAGGAaacccctggggcagcagagcccTAACCCTCCATGTGTCTCTcacacacggacacacacacccacccaccccctccccaacagcAAGATCCACCCCCTTTGGTCccagcactgggagtcaggaatccTGCTGCTCGAGGGGGCAAGGGAGTGCACCTCCCAGCCAACTCCCATATG contains the following coding sequences:
- the SCAMP3 gene encoding secretory carrier-associated membrane protein 3 isoform X1 — encoded protein: MAQNGANPFQDPAVMQHQPSTEYATLDVYNPFDNRGPPPPYQPQPGAQPTPPVTKVPQPPASAMQPPKKPSPPESKNYGSYGTQESTAAAATAELLKRQEELNRKAEELDRRERELQNAALGNAAIRQNNWPPLPSFCPMKPCFYQDIAVEIPMEFQKTVSSMYYLWMGEHLEKGTKHRDPLPELLGLPGLVQRGGRNWFALWSLYPLGSPLHTLLLPVLVQANVQSLPERQLVQLLCVLFHLLRPGYSVCAAGHRHPRLGIQVGATLGSGAGSPFSGLALCCLCRDPAVPASPSQQDLVLGKVAGCSCHDGDGAGSLCAWAALSLSHCSGWIASLTVLRKNQAAAVIMILVAVFFTVVAVSGIIMLKRIHSLYRRTGASFQKAQEEFAAGVFSNQAVRTAAVNAATGAAGSAFRAQ
- the SCAMP3 gene encoding secretory carrier-associated membrane protein 3 isoform X2; the encoded protein is MAQNGANPFQDPAVMQHQPSTEYATLDVYNPFDNRGPPPPYQPQPGAQPTPPVTKVPQPPASAMQPPKKPSPPESKNYGSYGTQESTAAAATAELLKRQEELNRKAEELDRRERELQNAALGNAAIRQNNWPPLPSFCPMKPCFYQDIAVEIPMEFQKTVSSMYYLWMASTVTLFLNFLASLAWFSVEVATGSHFGLSILWVLLFTPCSFLCWYRPMYKAFRSDSSFNFFAFFFIFFVQDILYVLQAIGIPGSGFSGWIASLTVLRKNQAAAVIMILVAVFFTVVAVSGIIMLKRIHSLYRRTGASFQKAQEEFAAGVFSNQAVRTAAVNAATGAAGSAFRAQ